The following proteins come from a genomic window of Oricola thermophila:
- a CDS encoding glycosyltransferase, with product MKAPELSIILPAYNEARNIPLIVDKIADAMGEIPFEIIVVDDDSPDGTASVTRAIAREKPNVRCVHRINRRGLSGACIEGMMAANAPVVAVMDADMQHDETRLPVMLEEIRKGADLVIGSRYVDGGSASTGFQKKTRAKGSELATALANRITGAYTTDPMSGFFMMRHEVADKAARSVSRDGFKILFDIVSRFGHELKIKEVPFQFRERVEGESKLGFLVTVQFLGLLVSRYTGGLLPVKFLLYGLVGFSGLFVHMAMLFALNGGIGMAFPTAQVIATFAAMTSNFIFNNEVTYAHRKLKGWRFVTGLLTFYLVCGIGALANVSIAVRLFEWDWSAWVAGFAGALMSAVFNYAVTKLVTWRDN from the coding sequence ATGAAAGCGCCCGAACTGTCGATCATATTGCCCGCATACAACGAGGCGAGAAACATTCCGCTGATCGTCGACAAGATCGCGGACGCAATGGGCGAGATTCCCTTCGAGATCATCGTCGTCGATGACGACAGCCCCGACGGCACTGCGAGCGTCACGCGCGCGATCGCCCGCGAGAAGCCGAATGTGCGCTGCGTGCACCGGATCAACCGGCGTGGGCTGTCAGGTGCATGCATCGAGGGAATGATGGCAGCCAATGCGCCCGTCGTCGCGGTGATGGACGCCGACATGCAGCATGACGAGACGCGGCTCCCGGTCATGCTGGAGGAAATCAGAAAGGGTGCGGATCTGGTCATCGGCAGCCGCTACGTCGATGGCGGGAGCGCCTCGACGGGATTCCAGAAGAAGACGCGTGCGAAGGGCAGCGAACTGGCGACCGCCCTGGCCAACCGGATCACCGGTGCCTACACGACCGATCCGATGAGCGGATTCTTCATGATGCGGCACGAGGTGGCCGACAAGGCGGCGCGCTCCGTGTCACGCGACGGCTTCAAGATCCTGTTCGATATCGTCAGCCGGTTCGGCCACGAACTGAAGATCAAGGAAGTGCCTTTCCAGTTCCGCGAGAGGGTCGAGGGCGAGAGCAAGCTCGGCTTCCTCGTGACGGTCCAGTTTCTCGGGCTGCTCGTATCGCGCTACACCGGCGGACTGCTGCCGGTGAAGTTCCTGCTCTACGGGCTCGTCGGCTTCTCGGGCCTGTTTGTCCACATGGCCATGCTGTTCGCTCTCAACGGCGGCATCGGTATGGCATTTCCGACTGCACAGGTTATCGCCACCTTCGCCGCGATGACCTCAAACTTCATCTTCAACAACGAAGTCACCTACGCCCATCGCAAGCTCAAGGGCTGGCGTTTCGTCACCGGCCTGCTGACTTTCTACCTCGTTTGCGGGATCGGCGCGCTTGCCAACGTGTCGATCGCAGTGCGGCTGTTCGAATGGGACTGGTCGGCCTGGGTGGCCGGATTCGCCGGCGCACTGATGAGCGCCGTGTTCAACTACGCCGTGACCAAGCTCGTTACCTGGCGCGACAACTGA
- a CDS encoding corrinoid protein encodes MSDDEIILSELSDEELVQQMHDDLYDGLKEEIVEGTQILLDRGWAPYDVLTEALVEGMRIVGEDFRDGILFVPEVLLSANAMKAGMAILRPLLVETGAPKLGKMVIGTVKGDIHDIGKNLVGMMMEGAGFDVIDLGINNPVENYLEAIEREQPDIVGMSALLTTTMPYMKIVIDTMKEKGIRDDYIVLVGGAPLNEDFGKAVGADAYCRDAAVAVETAKEFMKRKHNQQATA; translated from the coding sequence ATGTCCGACGATGAAATCATTTTGTCCGAACTGTCAGACGAAGAGCTCGTCCAGCAGATGCACGACGACCTCTACGATGGCCTGAAGGAGGAAATCGTCGAGGGAACGCAGATCCTGCTCGACCGCGGCTGGGCGCCATACGACGTGCTCACCGAGGCTCTGGTCGAGGGCATGCGCATCGTCGGCGAGGATTTCCGCGACGGCATTTTGTTCGTGCCCGAGGTGCTGCTGTCGGCCAATGCCATGAAGGCGGGCATGGCGATCCTGCGTCCGCTGCTGGTCGAGACCGGAGCGCCGAAGCTTGGCAAGATGGTGATCGGCACGGTCAAGGGCGACATCCACGATATCGGCAAGAACCTCGTCGGCATGATGATGGAAGGCGCCGGTTTCGATGTCATCGATCTCGGCATCAACAATCCCGTCGAGAACTATCTCGAGGCCATCGAGCGCGAACAGCCGGATATCGTCGGCATGTCCGCCCTCCTGACCACGACCATGCCCTACATGAAGATCGTCATCGACACGATGAAGGAAAAGGGCATTCGCGACGACTACATCGTCTTGGTCGGCGGCGCGCCGCTGAACGAGGATTTCGGCAAGGCCGTCGGCGCCGACGCCTATTGCCGCGACGCCGCCGTGGCGGTCGAGACGGCAAAGGAATTCATGAAGCGCAAGCACAACCAGCAGGCGACTGCCTGA